The nucleotide window TTCTGGATCAGTCTCGTGCATGTTCTTTTTAAATTGCTGTCTAACCATATCAATGAGAAGTTGTGTGTTATGTTGCTGCACAGTAAGTAAACAAAGGCTTGACTTCCCAACTTTAAATTGATAAGCATAACTGATACAGACAGTTAAACAGAAACCAGACGCTAAAAATCCTGGAAGCAAATTCTTACCTTTCAACTATGCCAAACAACATGGGAAAATGTACAAAGCGTCATATTGGAATTTATGCTGGTGaaattttataatgtttaatCCAAGGGTGTGTTGAGTAAAGGTtaaaaaattaaaggttaaatattACACTTATAAGTTTTAACCTTTAAAGATGGTAATTATTAACCTAGACCCCTTAAGGTTAACATTTAACCCCCTAAaaaggcataaatattaatgagatgAAAAGTTAACCTAACCTCTTTAAGTATCGTAACAACTTTAATGAGGGTTAAAAGTTACAAGGTAACAATTATCTCTTGTTAACCTTGTACCAAACACCCCATAAGGTTTAAAACATGATACAATTTTTAGGACCACAGAGCTTGAGAATATACTAATTACTATGTGACTTAACTAAATATGGATCCTGTTTTTgttgaatgaaaaatgttcccaaaaaaagaaaataaccaATTTCTTTCGTCAAAATATTCTGACCCTTAATCTTTGAATATCCCAAGAATTTAAACAATGAGTACATGATCCATAATCTAGCAGTACGAAAATAGTTTCAGATATAAAAGTACATTCAGGACATACATTGACTGTTGGTGGTCATTCTCATCCTCATTATGCTCCTTTTCCATATCTTAAACTTTGAGTTCTAACTTTCTCTGCCACAAAAGTACAACTCTCTAGAGAACATTGGGAAAAGAGGTTCGTAATGCTATGTTTTACATCTACAGTTCAAAATGAAAAGAGTTTCACTTTTGGTTCTTGAACAATCTATATCAATATCCATTGTGACTTCTCAGTAGTTAGAATGAAATAAATGATCAACAAATTGATTAGAAATTCTAAGCTGGCAACCACCATGGGAACTAGATAAAGCCATTGATTTGCTAGGGCCCATCTTATCTCTCAATCACTAACTTCACTAACAAAACCTTCTATATCCATCCATTTTTCCTCAGCTAAGAGCTGTGAAGAGCAAAGACTCAACTGCCAATGTTGGAAAAAGCACAAACCAAGAAACACAcacgcaaaaaaaaaaaaaaaatgtagttgacagtgaaaaataaaataaaaacctttTCTTTCCTTTAACAGAAAAATATAAAAAGCTAAAGCTTAGCACTTTAATACAGTTTAAGCAAATTTCAGTGGCCATTTCATCCCTAACTATACCGTTGCAATCCTTATATCACCTAAAGCACCAAAATAAGTAGGCAAACGAAATTAAGAGAATCTAACATGATTGAAATTAAAATAGTAAGAATCAATATTCAATTAGAAACATATAGACAAAGGCAATTACTAgcataatatttttaaaacttcatgataaaagaaaaaggaaaaaagattgTTGTTTTACCCGATGTCCAATATATTTAGCTCGTCGAAGACACTCACGGTAAAGCTGCAAAAGAAAACCCAATAATAATGAAGCTAAATTGTGAAATTAAAAGTGGGAGAGGGGGAAGCAAAATGAAGAGAAGGATACTTAACCCTAATGGCGTTATTGGCAAGTTCAGGAGGCAAAGCGGTTTGCAGAGAAGGCATCGTTGGGCAATTTCTTCTTCCAAATGAAGCTGAGAAATGG belongs to Hevea brasiliensis isolate MT/VB/25A 57/8 chromosome 4, ASM3005281v1, whole genome shotgun sequence and includes:
- the LOC110637229 gene encoding uncharacterized protein LOC110637229 isoform X1, with protein sequence MPSLQTALPPELANNAIRLYRECLRRAKYIGHRQHNTQLLIDMVRQQFKKNMHETDPEKIQKLKDDAARGLINHIIYESEKVSGRKFSKST
- the LOC110637229 gene encoding uncharacterized protein LOC110637229 isoform X2 → MPSLQTALPPELANNAIRLYRECLRRAKYIGHRQFKKNMHETDPEKIQKLKDDAARGLINHIIYESEKVSGRKFSKST